In a single window of the Palaemon carinicauda isolate YSFRI2023 chromosome 10, ASM3689809v2, whole genome shotgun sequence genome:
- the LOC137647917 gene encoding protein FAM200A-like, which produces MSDGNADMFQKTAENKYTDIIPLIEEPLEILEFNIEKYFHNISADQYNWVRNPYIQDPSSKLPLSIPEEEELISVHIDSTLKLEYLDMALESFLIRIGKEHPCIAIKAQKILLQFSTSYLCELGYSSITNIKTKKRLRLLSVEEEIRVCLSSVPPNIERLRKSRNLQLSH; this is translated from the coding sequence ATGAGTGATGGCAATGCCGATATgtttcaaaagactgctgaaaaTAAATATACAGACATCATTCCGCTCATCGAGGAGCCCCTTGAAATTCTAGAATTTAACATTGAAAAATATTTCCATAATATATCTGCTGATCAATATAATTGGGTAAGAAATCCTTACATCCAAGATCCCTCAAGCAAGTTACCACTTAGTATCCCTGAAGAAGAGGAACTAATTAGCGTCCATATTGACAGCACACTAAAACTGGAGTACTTGGATATGGCCCTAGAAAGCTTTTTGATAAGAATTGGAAAGGAACACCCTTGTATAGCCATAAAAGCCCAAAAAATATTGCTCCAGTTCTCGACCTCATATCTGTGTGAACTAGGGTATTCATCAATCACAAACATCAAAACTAAGAAGAGATTAAGATTGCTGAGTGTTGAAGAAGAAATAAGAGTGTGCCTGTCCAGTGTGCCTCCTAACATCGAAAGgttaagaaaatccagaaattTGCAACTGTCCCATTAA